Genomic segment of Anaerolineae bacterium:
AATGTTATACCTGCCGCAATTTTTCTCGCGCTTACCTCCGCCACCTCTTCAAGGCCGAAGAAATCCTGGCCCCTATTCTGGCTACAATTCACAACGTTTACTTTACGGTAAACCTGGTGAAAAAGGCAAGGCAATCCATTCTGGAGGGTAACTTTCCCCAGTTCCGGGAGGAGTTCCTGGCTTCGTATGGAATGGAAACAGCTTTACCTCCTGAAGGAGAGGCATAATGGACCCATTTCAGGCCATTGCTATGGGGGTGCTCCAAGGGGCAACAGAATTTTTGCCCATATCCAGCTCCGGGCACCTGGTTCTCATCCCCCACCTTTTAGGGTGGCCCATTCCCTCTGTAACTTTCGATGCTCTGGTGCACTGGGGAACTCTGGCAGCCGTCGTGGCCTTTTTCCGGAAGGAGCTTAAATCTATTGCAAAAGCATGGCTCAGGAGCATAACCGCTGGGGAAAGAACTTACACAGCCTATCTGGGCTGGCTCATCCTCCTGGGGACAATCCCGGCTGTGATGGCGGGGCTTTTGCTGGAGGATTTCTTTGAGGGCCTCTTTTCCTCCCCAAGGTCTGTTTCGGTGGCTCTTATGGTTACAGCTTTGCTTTTGGTGGTAGCCGAACTCAGTATAAAGCCCCGCAAAAGGTTGGAACGACTGAGCTGGACCGACGCGCTTTTAATAGGCTTATTTCAAGCCTTAGCCATAACGCCAGGGATTTCCCGCTCGGGTTCTACCATAGCGGCCGGAGTTTTCGCTGGGCTTGACCGGGAAGGGGCGGCGCGTTTCAGCTTTCTTCTGTCAGTGCCGGTAATACTCGGAGCTGGATTCAAGGAGTTACTGGACATTTCCTTTGCTGGAGGATGGAAAAGCCAGTGGTTTATCCTTTTCCTGGGGTTTGTCGGTGCCCTGGTAAGCGGTTATGCCAGCATAGCTTTCCTCATCTCCTTTGTCAGGCGCAGGAGGT
This window contains:
- the uppP gene encoding undecaprenyl-diphosphatase UppP, encoding MDPFQAIAMGVLQGATEFLPISSSGHLVLIPHLLGWPIPSVTFDALVHWGTLAAVVAFFRKELKSIAKAWLRSITAGERTYTAYLGWLILLGTIPAVMAGLLLEDFFEGLFSSPRSVSVALMVTALLLVVAELSIKPRKRLERLSWTDALLIGLFQALAITPGISRSGSTIAAGVFAGLDREGAARFSFLLSVPVILGAGFKELLDISFAGGWKSQWFILFLGFVGALVSGYASIAFLISFVRRRRFYVFAFYCLALGFLGLLYS